One Oncorhynchus keta strain PuntledgeMale-10-30-2019 chromosome 11, Oket_V2, whole genome shotgun sequence DNA window includes the following coding sequences:
- the LOC118390116 gene encoding collagenase 3-like — protein sequence MKTFNLCLLLINLAIVVHSLPISPPSEEDEALAETYLKRFFNLTEETGPAFKRGPSQRSRKVSEMQHFFGLQVTGTLDAETVTMMKKPRCGVPDVQLSRFTTFDNRKWQTNQVTYRIENYTPDMTVAEVDNSIERALQVWAKVSPLRFTRIYSGIADIMISFGTRNHGDSYPFDGPDGTLAHAFSPGADIGGDAHFDDDESFSFSSTRGYNLFLVAAHEFGHSLGLSHSTDPGALMYPMYSYTDPSTFSLPRDDVNGIQHIYGPNTDVNPKPDKPDPTPPSTPNACDPTLVLDAVTTLRGEKMFFKGRFFWRSYSQSSKPQQSLIKNYWPELPDNINAAYESQLSDRVFLFKDSQVWALYGYDIVPGYPRNLKSLGLPSTVNKVDAALYDVDSRKTLFFVDDNYYSYDEAMKRMDKGFPKRVDEGFPGMTSKVTAAFQFRGFTYLYSGSYMFEYSMRTRRQLRVLGNNYFLPC from the exons ATGAAGACATTCAATCTGTGCTTACTACTAATCAACCTGGCAATAGTGGTTCACTCTTTGCCAATCTCGCCACCTAGTGAAGAAGATGAAGCCCTTGCAGAG ACATACCTGAAGAGGTTTTTTAACCTGACAGAGGAGACGGGTCCTGCGTTCAAACGGGGGCCCAGCCAGCGGAGCAGGAAGGTCAGCGAGATGCAACATTTCTTTGGCCTCCAGGTGACAGGAACCTTGGACGCTGAGACTGTGACGATGATGAAGAAGCCACGCTGTGGGGTACCTGATGTCCAACTCAGCCGCTTCACCACCTTCGACAATCGCAAGTGGCAGACCAACCAGGTTACCTACAG GATTGAGAACTACACCCCTGACATGACTGTGGCTGAGGTGGACAACTCCATAGAGAGAGCACTGCAGGTGTGGGCCAAGGTCTCCCCCCTGAGGTTTACCCGCATCTACAGTGGCATCGCTGACATCATGATCTCATTCGGCACCAGAA ATCATGGTGATTCTTACCCCTTCGATGGCCCTGATGGCACCCTGGCCCATGCCTTCTCCCCCGGCGCTGACATTGGAGGAGATGCTCATTTTGACGATGACGAGTCCTTCAGCTTCAGCTCAACCAGAG GGTACAACCTGTTCTTGGTGGCTGCCCATGAGTTTGGCCATTCCCTCGGTCTCAGCCACTCCACCGACCCTGGAGCACTGATGTACCCAATGTACAGCTACACAGACCCCAGCACCTTCTCTCTGCCCCGCGATGACGTCAACGGTATCCAGCACATCTATG GTCCAAACACAGATGTGAACCCCAAACCAGACAAGCCAGATCCTACACCCCCTTCCACCCCTAATGCCTGTGACCCCACCCTAGTTTTGGATGCTGTCACCACTCTACGTGGGGAGAAGATGTTCTTCAAGGGCAG GTTCTTCTGGCGTAGCTACTCTCAGAGCAGCAAACCACAACAGAGCCTCATCAAGAACTACTGGCCCGAACTCCCCGACAACATCAATGCTGCTTACGAGAGCCAGCTATCTGACAGAGTGTTCCTCTTCAAAG ATAGTCAGGTCTGGGCTCTCTACGGCTATGACATCGTCCCCGGTTATCCCAGAAACCTGAAGAGCTTGGGCCTGCCCAGTACCGTGAATAAAGTTGACGCCGCCCTGTACGATGTAGATTCTCGCAAGACCTTGTTCTTTGTTGATGACAACTACTACAG TTACGACGAGGCAATGAAAAGGATGGACAAAGGTTTCCCCAAGCGTGTGGATGAAGGGTTCCCAGGCATGACAAGCAAAGTGACTGCAGCCTTCCAATTCCGAG GCTTTACCTACCTCTATAGTGGCTCCTATATGTTTGAGTACAGCATGAGGACCAGGAGACAGTTACGCGTGCTAGGAAACAACTACTTCCTGCCGTGTTAG